The sequence below is a genomic window from Deinococcus radiopugnans ATCC 19172.
GGCACGGTGTCGGTCTTGGCCGCCGCAATGGCGTTCTTGAGCGCCAGATTTCCCGAGGGGTCACCGCTGCCCCCCGAGCGGACCGCCGCCCCGATGGCGCGGATGTGCTTGCTGTACATCGCGCTGCGCTTCTTGTCGTTGGCGCCTTTCTTGCGCTTGATCTGGGACCATTTGCTGTGACCTGCCATTAGAGGGGCATTCTAGCGTGACCGGGGAGGCGCTCCAAGAAGAGGCTCAGGGCAGAAGAGACTCAGGGCAGACGAACCTCTACGAACGGCTGGCGGGGTGGGCCGCGTCGGCCGGTGTGCTGCGGCGAGCTATCTTTCCAGGCGCCGGAGCAATTCGGCCTGGGTCAATCCCGGCGCGATCAGCCAGCCCTGCATGCTGGGGCAGCCCATGTCGCGCAGCAGCGACGCCTGCTGCTCGGTCTCGACCCCCTCGGCCACCACGCCCAGTCCGAACGCGGCGGCCAGCGTCAGCGTCGCCCCGACGATGGCGCAGCTGTCCCGCCCCGCCTTGTCCGGCTGGCCCAGATCCTGAATGAACGACTGGTCGATCTTGAGTTCGTCGACCTGCAGCTGGCGCAGGAACAGCAGGGTGGAGTAGCCGGTGCCGAAATCGTCCACCGAGACGCGGGCGCCCCAGGCCCGCACCTGCTCGAGGGTGGACTGCAGACCCGCCAGATCGCTGACCAGCGCGGTTTCGGTCAGTTCGATGATCAGCCGGTGGGGACCGAGACCGTGACGCCGCGCGGCGGCCTCCAGCGTTGCCTGAAATTGCGGGTGTTGCACCTGCAGCACCGAGACGTTGATGCTGAGGGTCAGGTCCGGATCGGGCCAGCGGGCCGCGTCCCGGCAGGCGCGCTCGAAGACCCAGCGGCCCAGGCGGTCCATCAGCCCCAGGCTCTCGGCCATGGGAATGAACTCCGAGGGGGCGATGTTGCCGATCTCGGGATGGACCCAGCGCAGCAGCGCCTCCACGCCGACGATGCGGCGGTCCGCGACCGACACCTGCGGCTGGTACACCAGCGACAGCTGATCCTCCTCGATGGCCCGGTGCAGCGCGTTTTCCAGCTCGAAACCGAAGATGCTGGGGCGGGTGGTGGGCGCGTATACGCTGGCGGCGCGGCCCGTGCGCTTGGCGACGTACATGGCGCTGTCGGCCTGCTGCAGCAGCGTCTCGAGGTCCGCGGCGGTGGACGGATACACGCTCCAGCCCAGCGCCAGACCGATGTGCACCAGCCGGCCCTCCAGCGTGAAGGGTTCGCCCAGCATCCCGGACAGCGCGGCGCTCACCTCGTCCATCCGTGCGGGCTCGCCGATCACGAACGCAAATTCGTCGCCGCCCAGCCGGGTCAGATGCTGCAAGGGCAGGTGCCCGGCCACCGCCCGCAGGCGCCCGGCGAAGGCCTGCAGCAGCCGGTCACCGATGGCGTGCCCCAGACTGTCGTTGACCGTCTTGAAGCGGTTGAGATCAAGTACGCCCAGGGCCAGGGCGCCGCCGGTCTCGCCGGCCTGGGTCAGGGTCAAGGCGGCCTGCCGCGCGAAACCGCTGCGGTTCAGCAGTCCGGTGAGCGGGTCGTGGTAGGCCAGCCACTGCAATTGCTGACGCTGCTGGTGGTGCTCGATCACCAGCGCGATGTGGCCGGCGCCGCCGCTCAGCACCTCGCTGGCCTGATCGGGCACGGTGAGCGGATCAGGATGCAGCAGGGCCAGCGTGCCCAGCAGGGTCCGCTGCGAGTCGTACAGCGCCAGCCCGGTCGAGGTCTGGAATCCGGCGGCCTGATCGTACGCCCCGAACGGATCGTGCGTGGTCAGCGTCCGTCCCAGACGCTGTGGATCGTGCTGCGCCCAGAAACCGCGCAACTGCTCCGCCGAGCGGCTGCCGATCCAGCGGCACACGCCGTCAGGCAGCCGGTCACCGTACACCTGCAGCGTTTCTCCCTCGGCGAGAATCAGCACGGCGGTCCAGGACGGCAGGACCTGCTGCATGCCGCGCAGCATCTGGTTGATGGCCACCGGCAACGGGGCGTCCCGCAGCGCCGCCAGGGTGGCCGCCATGAAGTTCTGCAAGAAGGCCCGCTCGCGCCGGCGGGTGGTCACGTCGCGCAGCACCACGGTCCAGTGCGTGAGCTGGTCCGGGGTCAGGTACGCCGGCGTAAACGACACCTCGAACCACAGGTCGAGGTCCGGCAGATGCACGTCTTCCATCCGAATGGCAGCGGTGTGGTGGCGCAACTCCTCCAGGACGTTCTCGATGACCTGCCGGTCGCGCGGCCCACTGACCCAGGCCAGCGGATCGGCGTGAAAGGGGTGAATCTGGGCGCCGGGCGGGTCGTCGTCCAGTTGCCGCAGCACCGGGTTAGCGTGGATGATCTGGCGGTAGGTGGGGCCGGGCCGGACGTCCAGAATGGCCAGCGGGTCCGCCGACACCTGAATCAGGCTCTCGAGCAGCTGCAACCGTTCCGATTGCCACGCCGTGAACGTCACGTCGCGCGCGAAGCACAGCATCAGACTGAGGGGGCCATTGGCGTCCTCGAAGATCGGCACGGCCACCCGGTGGGTCAGCTGCGGCGCGTCCAGATGCGGGCGCGTGGACGCTTCCTGCCACTCGACCCGCGCGCGGGTCTGCGCGGCCAGCTGAAAGTGGGCCTCCCGCTCCAGGGCGGTGGCTTCGGGTCTACCCTCGGCGGCCAGCACCTCATGGACGGTGCAGCCGAGGGCCTGCGCCCGCCGCTCGGCATCGGGGCAGGCGTGCGGATTGATGTAGACGTACCGGCCTGCCGGGTCCTGCACGGTCAGGCCCAGCGGCAGTTCCTCCAGGACGCGCTGGTAAAACGACACGGTGTCCAGCAGTTCCTGCACGGGGCGCAGCGTCATCAGCGCCACCGGTTTTCCGCTGGGCAGGGTCAACCGCAGTCCGCAGCCGAAGGTGTCGTACACGTGAAGCCACACTCATTCGACCTGAACCCTACCGGCTGGAGCCGCACGCATGGGTGAAATCACAGACATCGGGGGGTCCGCGCGGCGTGCCGGGAAAGTGGCCGCCACCAGAAAGGCGGCAGTGCGGCGTGGTCTGGGACGGGCTGATCTCCCCGAAAAGACCGGGCGAGGAACAGACGGGCGCAGCCTGGAACGGAGATCCACAGCAGGGACTCTAGCTGAGCGGGTCTCACAGCCGTCTTGCGCTGGGCGGAATGAGGTCACGCCCCGGCTTCGCTGCCGCCGTGGAGCTGGAGGGGTGGCCCCGGCGAACCGTCAGGGGTCACGGCGGCAAATCAGCAGAAGGAGCGGCTCCTTCAGGTCCGGAGCTTTCGCTGCCGCCGGACCCGCGGTGGGGAGGGGGCCAGGGCAGCGGCGGCCCGCTGCGGCCGGTGGGCCAGCCAGATGGTGTGGCGTGCCCCCTTGCCGGGCCGGGCGCGCACCGTCCGCACGTCGACCTCGAAGCCTGCCTGCCGCAGTCGCCGGGTAAAGCGGTCATCCGGGGTGGCGGACCAGACGGCCAGCACGCCGCCGGGCCGCAGGGTCCGCTGCGCGGCGGCCAGTCCGGGCGGCGAGTACAGCCAGCCGTTGCCGTGGTGCGTCATGCCCTCGGGGCCGTTGTCCACGTCCAGCAGCACCGCGTCGTAGGCGGCCTGACCCCGCCGCAGCAGCTCGGCCACGTCGCCCACATGAACGTGGGTGCGGGGGTCATTCAGCGGAAAGCCCGCGCACTCGCCCAGCGGGCCTTGGTTCCACTCGATGACCTCCGGCACCAGTTCGGCCACTGTGACCACGCCGTCTGGCCCCAGCGCCTTCAGGGCGGCGGCCAGCGTAAAGCCCATGCCCAGGCCCCCGACGAGCACGCGCGGCGCCGGGCGACTGGCGATCACCGCGCAGCCCAGTTCGGCCAGCGCGTCTTCGGAGGCGTGCATGCGGCTGTTCATCAACTCGCTGACATAGCCCGAGATCTGAATGGAGAACTCCAGCTGGTCTCCATGGCGGTACAGGCACAGCTCCTGCTGCGTGCCAGGAATGGGGGCGCGGGCCAGCGGCACCCAGGGGATCACGCCGCGTCCAGTGGCGGGCGCGCTATTCGGGGATGGTCAAGAACGATGTCAGCGGTCGGGAGTCGTAGGCGCACGGTCTGACTCTACCGGCCCCCGTCCGTTCTGGCACCTGCTCTCGTTGCATATGGGTGACTTCCAGGCCATGCACAGCATCTGGCGACGGGGTGGTTTTTTCCTCTGCGCTGGCCTTTGCCTGTTGTCGTATACCAAGAGGACACGCAGACCGGTGGGACAGGGTGCCCAGATGGGATTTTTCCATCTGGAAGGCAGCACTAAGGCAGATTGAGGCACCGAGCGGACAGCAAACCAAGCCAGCGGAAGGGCTCTACAGCACACGCCACTGCCCATATGGCGGTCGCCAACCGCTCTCATCTTTGCCCAGACTGCTGTGGCCCTGTCTCTCACCGCGTCTGGGTTTCCGGGCGGCCCACTGCGAGTGACTTCTGGCCTGCCCGTATTCTGCACCTCCTCCGGGACTCGACAGTGCCCGACTGGACGGCGGCCCCCAACCCCCGCAGGCGGCTGCATGGGCTGGCAGCGCCTCCCACCCCAGGCAGCCCCACCGGGGCGAACAGCCCAGGTGAAGCCGACAGGTCAGACCCGAAGGCCGGACAACTCCGTGGACACGGATCTGCAGCGAACTCCAGTGCGAAGCCTCAGGACACTGGAGGCATGGCGCAGGGGCGTCCATTTTTCCAGCGCAGGGGGGCGGCGTGCAGTTGTCGCCGGGTGTGCCCGGCGTCCCAGGCATGAAAGATCAGGACGTCCTGGCCGTTCAGGGTGGTGACGCTGGTGTGGCCGGGGCCGCGCAACGTTCCGGCGCTGTGCAGCACGTTCGCCCCCGGCACGGGTTCGGTCCACGGGCCGAGCGGGTGGTCCGCGACCGCGTGGCCGACGCCGTAGCTCTCGTTGATCCACGCGCCGCCCGAGTACAGCAGGTGAAATAGCCCGTCTCGAAAGAGCACGAAGGGCCCCTCCAGGGTGTGCCAGTCGTACACACCGCCGTACATGGCCCGCCCCGCCTGGTAACGCTGCCAGTCGCCGCTGGCGCGCAGGATGGTCTGCGCGTCGCCCAGCCGGGTCATGTCGTGCAGCGGGGCGACGGCCAGCACAGTGCCGGGGCGTGCACTGCCCAGATTGTCACGCGCGAAGAACAGCCACCACGTTCCGTCCGGGGCCTGAAACGGGTGAGGATCAATGGCGAACGGCTCGTCCGGCGTCAGGTTCAGGCCCCGGTCCACGAATGGCCCCAGCGGGTGCGCTGCCGCTGCCACCCGCAGATGGTGGCCCTGATCACCGTGACCCACCGAGGAGTACAGGTAAAAAGTGTCGTTCGCGCGGGCGACCTCGGGAGCCCAGTAGTCCATCCGCTCCGTGCTCAGAGGCTCCAGCACGCCGCCGTGCGGGGTCCAGTTCACCAGATCCGGCGAGGACAGCGCCTCGAAGGCCCGCCTCCCCAGCTCCCCGTGTTGGCCGGTGCCGTAGGCGTAGTAGGTGCCGTCTACGTTCAGCACGAAGGGATCGGCGAAGTCGCCGGAATACAGCGGGCCGGGCGGCAGCGAGACGGCTGAATCGGGATCGCTCATGGCGTCGGCGCCCGTTGCGGCGTGAGGGTCGGCCCCGCCACCTTAACCCGCCCCCCGGCGAACGTCACCGGATCCAGGCGCAGGCTGCGGTAGCCACCCACGGCGTCGGACGTCAGGGGGGCGGTCCAGGCGTGGTAGGCCAGCCAAGTCTTGCCCGCGCCGTCGGTGACCACGGTCTGGTGGCCCGGCCCGGCCACCTCCCCCTTGCTGACCAGAATGGGGTTTTCCGGGGCCTTCTTGTAGGGGCCGGTCACGCGCGGTGCGGTGGCGTAGCCCACGGCGTACAAGTCGCTGTCGTATGGTCCTGCGGAATACAGCAGGTAGTACACGCCGCCCGCGCGGTACAGGGTGGGGGCCTCGATCACGTTGCCCTCCCAGAGCTGGAAATTCTGGATCAGGGCGCTGGCCTTGCCGGTCAGTTTCAGGCCGTCGGCGCTCAGCGGCTGGAGGTAGAGATTGGTGGGCTGGCTGCAGCAGTTGCCGTCGTTTTTCCACAGCAGGTAGCGCTTGCCGTCGGCGTCCTTGAAGGGACTGGCGTCAATGCTGCCGCCCTCCCCGATCTGGCAGACCAGAGGCTTGCGGCTGGCATCCCTGAATGGCCCCGCCGGGGAGGCCGCCGTCGCCACGCCGATGCACTGGCGGCCGCTGGCCTCGTCCAGCGCGGTGAAGTACAGCGCGAAGCCCCCGCCGATCTGCGTGACCTCGGGGGCCCAGGTGCGCCCCCCGATGGCCCACGGGGGCAACACGGGCATGGCGTCGCCGGTCACCTCCCAGTGCACCAGATCACGGCTGACCGCGTGCGGCACGTTGGCGCCCCCACCGTTGGTGGAATACGCGTGGTACACCTTGCCGACGCGCAGAATGCCCGGATCGGGAAAGTTCTCGTCGAGCACTGGATTGCGGAACGTGGCGGCGCTGGCCGGGGTAGGGGTGGCTGTCGTTGGGCGGGCCGCAGCGGGGCGGGCCGGATTTGAAGTCACCGGGACATGACCGCCACCGGCCTGGGACGCCGAGGACAGCAGCGTGGCCGTCAGGCCCAGACCCAGAAGCACTGGAAAACGCGACATACTCACTCCTTGAGGCCGGTGGTGGACAGGCCCGCTTCCAGAAAGCGCTGCGCCAGCAGGTAGGCGATCAGCGCGGGCACTGCCGCCAGGGTGGTGGCGGCCATCAACTTGCCGTACTCGGTCACGTACCTCTGCGAGAAGGTGGTGATGCCCACCGGCAGCGTCATCTTGTCGACGTCGGTGACGGTGAACAGCGGCCACAGGAAGTTGTTCCACGAGCCCATAAAGGCGAACACCGCCAGCGTCGCCAGCGAGGGAACGCTCAGCGGCAGGATGATCCGCCACAGGATCTGCAGGCTGTTGGCGCCGTCCAGCCGCGCGGCCTCTTCCAGCTCGCGCGGAATGCCCAGGAAGAACTGGCGCAGCAGGAACACGCCGAACACCCCGCTCAGCCCCGGCCAGATCAGCGCGTGGTACGAGTTGATCCAGTCGAAATTGAGCATCATGATGTAGGTGGGAATCAGGGTGACGATGCCGGGAATCATCAGGCTGGACAGGATGAACCAGAACCAGGCATTGCGCCCCGGAAAACGCATGCGCGCCAGCGGGTAGGCGGTCAGCGCGCACAGCCCGACGTGCAGCACGGTAAAGGCCAGCGCCACGTACAGTGAATTGCCGGTCCAGCGCAGGATGTTGCCGTCCGGCGAGGTCAGCACCTCACGGTAGTTGTCGAGGGTGGGCCGCGTGGGAATCCACTGCACCGGCAGCGAGATCGCGTCGGCTTCGGTCTTGAACGAGGTGGAGATCATCCAGTAGACCGGGGCCAGAAAGATCAGTGCCAGCACGCACAGCAGCACGAAGCGCGGCAGATCACGTGGCATCCGGCGGCGGACCCGCCGGGCGGTGGTGGGGGCAGCACCGGTCATCCCTCGCCCCCCTTCACGTCGCGCGCCATCAGGCCGAACTGCGCGGCGGTGAAGATCAGCATGATCAGCCCGAAGACAAAGCCCATGGCGGCGGCGCTGGAATACTGCGCGTTGGTAAAGCCTTCCTCGGTGATGTACTGGATCACGCTCTGCGTCGAGCGGCTCGGTCCGCCGTTCGTGATCAGCAGCGACTGCCCGAACAGTTGAAACGACGCCAGCGCGGTGGTGACGAACACGAACAGCGTCACCGGGGCCAGCAGCGGCAGGGTGATGAAGCGGAAACTCTGCCACGGTGTCGCGCCGTCCAGCGAGGCCGCCTCGTACAGGCTGATGGGCACGTTGCCCAGCGCGGCCAGGTACAGCGTCATGTTGAAGCCCACCGTCCACCACACCGTTCCGATCACGATGGGCACCCAGGCCAGCCCCTCGGTGGACAGCCAGGGAATCGGCGGGGCGCCCAGCAGCACCTCGCGCGCGGCGTTGACCAGCCCGATCTGGTTGTCGAACATCCAGCGCCACAGGATGCCCATCACCGAGACCGTCAGGATGCCGGGCATGAAGAACACCGCCCGGAAAAAGATGCGCCCGAAGATGGGCCGGTGCAGCAGCAGCGCCAGCCCCAGCGCCGCAAACAGCAGCAGCGGCACGCTGACCATGGTGAAGAAGGTGGTGTTCCACAGCGTTTTCCAGAAGAAATCGGCCTGCGGGGTGCCGGGCGTGAACAGGTTGCGGTAGAACTCGGAGCCCACAAAGGCCTTGACCGGGTTGAGCAGGTCCCAGCGGTGCAGGCTGATGTACAGCCCGTAACCGATGGGGTACACCGTGAACAGGAAAAACAGCAGCGCGTGGGGCAGCAGGTACAGGTAGGGTTCCAGCGGAACGCGGCGGCGCGGTGTGGGGGCGCGGGCCGTGCTCGTCCGGGCGGACGCTTGGGTGATGGTCATGAACGGGATACCTCGCGCAGTCACGCTTCAACGTGGACGCCGGTCATCATGGACGCCGGGCGCAGGAAGCCCGGCCGCCCTCGCCCCGACATCAGAGGCAAAGGCACCGGGCCGCCGCCTGTGTTACTGGAAGTTCTTGCGGGCCTGCTCGATCTGTTTGTTGGACTCCTTCACGCCGTCGTTCAGGGCCTGCGCCACCGGCTTCTTGCCCAGGTAGGCGGCCTCCCACGCCTGATCGAACGGCCCCATCACCTGGCCCACCCACGGATAGCCGCTGGTGGCGTACACGCTGTTCAAACGGTCGAAAATGCCGCCAATGGGCGCTTTGGCGAAAGTGGGGTTCTTGGCGACGGCCGCCTGGGTGGGCAGGCTGCCGGTGCTGGTCCAGGTCAGGTTCTGCGCGGGCTGGGTCATCCAGGCCATGAAGTCCAGCGCGGCCTTGCGCTTGTTGGCGTCGTAACCGGAGCGCTGCTTGGGCAGGGTCAGGTGGCTCGATCCCCCCCAGGCCGCGTCCTTGACCGTGCCGCCCACGCGCGGCATGAAGGTCACGCCGAAGTTCATCTTCTGCTGCTCGAAGCGGTCCAGGTACCATTGCCCGCTGGGAAAGAAACACACCTTGCCCTGACTGAAGGCGGCCAGCTCAGCCTCCTCGGTGCTGTTAGGCCGCGCCACATGCTGCTTTTGCACCAGATCGACGAGAAACTGCACGGCGCTGACCGCCTGCGGCGAGTTGAAGGCGGCGTTCTGGTCCTTGTCCACCATCTGACCACCGTTCTGGAGAATGGCGGCGTAGGCCGCACGCGCGCCAACCCAGTTGTTGTACAGGCTGACCCCCCAGGTATCGAGGGCCTTGGGATCGAAGCCCGTCTCGCCCGCCTTCTTGCCGCTCTTGTCCACGGTGCAGGCCAGCGCGGCCTTCAGGAATTCGTCGCGCGTGCGGGGCGGTTTGTTGGGGTCCAGGCCGGCCTTCTTCATCAGGTCCTTGTTGTAGAACATCACGTAGGCAACGCTTGAAATCGGCACGCCGTAGGACTGGCCCTTGTAGTCGGCGGTGGCGAACAGCGGGCCGAAGAAGTTGGTCTTGTCGATGCCGGCCGCCTTCAACTCGGCGGGGGCCAGCGGGGAGACCGCCCCGCGCGCCACAAAGTTGGTGATCTGGTCCTCGTTGATCACCACGACGTCCGGGGCCTTGCCCGAGGCCACCAGCGCCGGAAGCTGCTGCCAGGTGGTGCCCCACGGCTGCGCCTGACCGCGCACCTGCACGTTGGGATGGCTGTCGTTGTATTTCTTGATCAGCCCTTCCATCACCGGCCGGTCCGGTCCGGTAAAACCGTGCAGAAAGGTGAGCTGCACCTTGGGTCCGCTGTAGCCCTGGGCCCCGGCCCCCTGAACGGCGCCGAGGGCGAGCAGGGCCAGCACGGCCGCGCCGTGACCGGAAAAACTTCTGGAACGGGTGGGGTGGATCATCACGGTGAACCTCCTGAGAACAGGGGCGCGGCAGGACCGCAGCGCGCCATGCGGCGGTGGATGCAGGCCATGACCGGACGACAGGCCGTGGCGGCCACGAATTGAGGGTATTCGTCCGCAAGCGTATCTCTATGTGCGGGGACCGTCAATCAGATCAGTGAAGACTCAAGGGAATCTGAGGTGGTCTGGCGTCGTTCGCCCGCCGGGCAATTTTGAGGTGCTGAGTTCTGATAGGTCAGACTCCCAGGACTACTGCACACACGCCGACCGCAAAACTGACCAAAAAAAGAAACCTCGTCCAGGACGAGGTTTCGCTGGTGTACCCGAAGGGATTCGAACCCCTGGCCTTCTGATCCGTAGTCAGACGCTCTATCCAGCTGAGCTACGGGTACACATGTGTAGGGTGGCAGCGCTGTGGCGAAGAGGGAGGGATTCGAACCCTCGGTACCTTGCGGTACACATCCTTAGCAGGGATGCGGTTTCAGCCACTCACCCACCTCTCCTCGACTGTGCTGGGCCGCTGTGACGTGGCGAGGGGTGAGGGATTCGAACCCCCGGTGGGTTCCCCCACTGCAGTTTTCAAGACTGCTGCCTTCAACCACTCGGCCAACCCCCCATTCACGGCGGGTGCGTTTCTAAGGACTGGCCTCAAAAGCGCGAAGGGAAGTATAGGGAGGCCCCCCCAACTTGTCAACGCCTGCGCTTCAGGGCCAGCAAAGCCAGTCCCAGGCCGAGCGCCGCCGCGAGCCACACGCTGGCTGGAGAAGCGCGGCGTGGCGCGGCCTGGTCAGCCAGGATGGTTTCCAGCGCCGCCTCGTGTGGGAGTCGGGGCGGCGGCGACACGGTGCTGGCGGGCAGTGACAGATCCGCGTGCAGCACGTCCACGTGGTAGGCGTTCTCGCGGGGATGGCCGCTGTGGGCCGCGAGTTGACGGCCAATCGTCCGCACCTCTTCCGGCTCGCCGTCCGCCACCCAGGGGGCCAGGGCCAGAAAGCCGGGGCGCGGCTCGGTCATCACGTAGCTGCGTTCCCGCTGGGCATCTTCGGCGCGGCCAGTGATCGCGCTCTGGCCGTCGAAACTGAGGTCCAGCAGGTTGCCTACCACCATCGGGTTGACGGCGTAGCGAATGCTGTG
It includes:
- a CDS encoding carbohydrate ABC transporter permease; its protein translation is MTGAAPTTARRVRRRMPRDLPRFVLLCVLALIFLAPVYWMISTSFKTEADAISLPVQWIPTRPTLDNYREVLTSPDGNILRWTGNSLYVALAFTVLHVGLCALTAYPLARMRFPGRNAWFWFILSSLMIPGIVTLIPTYIMMLNFDWINSYHALIWPGLSGVFGVFLLRQFFLGIPRELEEAARLDGANSLQILWRIILPLSVPSLATLAVFAFMGSWNNFLWPLFTVTDVDKMTLPVGITTFSQRYVTEYGKLMAATTLAAVPALIAYLLAQRFLEAGLSTTGLKE
- a CDS encoding EAL domain-containing protein, which translates into the protein MWLHVYDTFGCGLRLTLPSGKPVALMTLRPVQELLDTVSFYQRVLEELPLGLTVQDPAGRYVYINPHACPDAERRAQALGCTVHEVLAAEGRPEATALEREAHFQLAAQTRARVEWQEASTRPHLDAPQLTHRVAVPIFEDANGPLSLMLCFARDVTFTAWQSERLQLLESLIQVSADPLAILDVRPGPTYRQIIHANPVLRQLDDDPPGAQIHPFHADPLAWVSGPRDRQVIENVLEELRHHTAAIRMEDVHLPDLDLWFEVSFTPAYLTPDQLTHWTVVLRDVTTRRRERAFLQNFMAATLAALRDAPLPVAINQMLRGMQQVLPSWTAVLILAEGETLQVYGDRLPDGVCRWIGSRSAEQLRGFWAQHDPQRLGRTLTTHDPFGAYDQAAGFQTSTGLALYDSQRTLLGTLALLHPDPLTVPDQASEVLSGGAGHIALVIEHHQQRQQLQWLAYHDPLTGLLNRSGFARQAALTLTQAGETGGALALGVLDLNRFKTVNDSLGHAIGDRLLQAFAGRLRAVAGHLPLQHLTRLGGDEFAFVIGEPARMDEVSAALSGMLGEPFTLEGRLVHIGLALGWSVYPSTAADLETLLQQADSAMYVAKRTGRAASVYAPTTRPSIFGFELENALHRAIEEDQLSLVYQPQVSVADRRIVGVEALLRWVHPEIGNIAPSEFIPMAESLGLMDRLGRWVFERACRDAARWPDPDLTLSINVSVLQVQHPQFQATLEAAARRHGLGPHRLIIELTETALVSDLAGLQSTLEQVRAWGARVSVDDFGTGYSTLLFLRQLQVDELKIDQSFIQDLGQPDKAGRDSCAIVGATLTLAAAFGLGVVAEGVETEQQASLLRDMGCPSMQGWLIAPGLTQAELLRRLER
- a CDS encoding ABC transporter substrate-binding protein, yielding MIHPTRSRSFSGHGAAVLALLALGAVQGAGAQGYSGPKVQLTFLHGFTGPDRPVMEGLIKKYNDSHPNVQVRGQAQPWGTTWQQLPALVASGKAPDVVVINEDQITNFVARGAVSPLAPAELKAAGIDKTNFFGPLFATADYKGQSYGVPISSVAYVMFYNKDLMKKAGLDPNKPPRTRDEFLKAALACTVDKSGKKAGETGFDPKALDTWGVSLYNNWVGARAAYAAILQNGGQMVDKDQNAAFNSPQAVSAVQFLVDLVQKQHVARPNSTEEAELAAFSQGKVCFFPSGQWYLDRFEQQKMNFGVTFMPRVGGTVKDAAWGGSSHLTLPKQRSGYDANKRKAALDFMAWMTQPAQNLTWTSTGSLPTQAAVAKNPTFAKAPIGGIFDRLNSVYATSGYPWVGQVMGPFDQAWEAAYLGKKPVAQALNDGVKESNKQIEQARKNFQ
- a CDS encoding glycoside hydrolase family 43 protein, with protein sequence MSRFPVLLGLGLTATLLSSASQAGGGHVPVTSNPARPAAARPTTATPTPASAATFRNPVLDENFPDPGILRVGKVYHAYSTNGGGANVPHAVSRDLVHWEVTGDAMPVLPPWAIGGRTWAPEVTQIGGGFALYFTALDEASGRQCIGVATAASPAGPFRDASRKPLVCQIGEGGSIDASPFKDADGKRYLLWKNDGNCCSQPTNLYLQPLSADGLKLTGKASALIQNFQLWEGNVIEAPTLYRAGGVYYLLYSAGPYDSDLYAVGYATAPRVTGPYKKAPENPILVSKGEVAGPGHQTVVTDGAGKTWLAYHAWTAPLTSDAVGGYRSLRLDPVTFAGGRVKVAGPTLTPQRAPTP
- a CDS encoding carbohydrate ABC transporter permease, with amino-acid sequence MTITQASARTSTARAPTPRRRVPLEPYLYLLPHALLFFLFTVYPIGYGLYISLHRWDLLNPVKAFVGSEFYRNLFTPGTPQADFFWKTLWNTTFFTMVSVPLLLFAALGLALLLHRPIFGRIFFRAVFFMPGILTVSVMGILWRWMFDNQIGLVNAAREVLLGAPPIPWLSTEGLAWVPIVIGTVWWTVGFNMTLYLAALGNVPISLYEAASLDGATPWQSFRFITLPLLAPVTLFVFVTTALASFQLFGQSLLITNGGPSRSTQSVIQYITEEGFTNAQYSSAAAMGFVFGLIMLIFTAAQFGLMARDVKGGEG
- a CDS encoding glycoside hydrolase family 43 protein; translation: MSDPDSAVSLPPGPLYSGDFADPFVLNVDGTYYAYGTGQHGELGRRAFEALSSPDLVNWTPHGGVLEPLSTERMDYWAPEVARANDTFYLYSSVGHGDQGHHLRVAAAAHPLGPFVDRGLNLTPDEPFAIDPHPFQAPDGTWWLFFARDNLGSARPGTVLAVAPLHDMTRLGDAQTILRASGDWQRYQAGRAMYGGVYDWHTLEGPFVLFRDGLFHLLYSGGAWINESYGVGHAVADHPLGPWTEPVPGANVLHSAGTLRGPGHTSVTTLNGQDVLIFHAWDAGHTRRQLHAAPLRWKNGRPCAMPPVS
- a CDS encoding spermidine synthase: MIPWVPLARAPIPGTQQELCLYRHGDQLEFSIQISGYVSELMNSRMHASEDALAELGCAVIASRPAPRVLVGGLGMGFTLAAALKALGPDGVVTVAELVPEVIEWNQGPLGECAGFPLNDPRTHVHVGDVAELLRRGQAAYDAVLLDVDNGPEGMTHHGNGWLYSPPGLAAAQRTLRPGGVLAVWSATPDDRFTRRLRQAGFEVDVRTVRARPGKGARHTIWLAHRPQRAAAALAPSPPRVRRQRKLRT